AGCCCACCCGCCGGCGAGTCCGCCCACTGGGTTCGCCGCCGGCTGGGCGGCCGAGAGGCATTGTCGCTAGCGCGGAAGGCGGGACGGGAATCAACGGCGGAGCGGTACCGGACGGCCGTAGGGTATGTGCCAGCGCTTCCTGAAAGGCCTGATTCATCGCCAGCACGTTCGGGAATCGGTCGCCTGGATCTTTGGCCGTCGCCTTGAGGATCACCCGCTCGATCGCCAGCGGAACGCTCGAATTGACGGACCGCGGCAGCGGCAGGGGTTCCTGCATGTGCTTTACCACAACGGCCATCGGCGTATCGGCCACGAACGGCAGCCGACCTGTGGTCAGTTCGTACAGCACGATCCCGAGCGAGTACTGGTCAGTTCTGGCGTCGACGGTTGCACCCCGCGCCTGTTCGGGGGACATGTAGGATGGCGTTCCAATCAGTGCCGAGCCGGTCAGGCTGACCGAGGCATCATGGATCAGCGCCAGGCCGAAATCCGACAGCTGGGCATCGCCGTGGGAATCCAGGAGGATGTTGGAGGGCTTGATGTCGCGGTGGACGACACCCTGGCCGTGGGCGTAGGACAGCCCACCGGTGATCTGGTCGAGGAGCCGTCCGCCCAGCCGCGGGTCGAGGGGGCCTAGAGCCAGCCGGTCCGCCAGGCTCCCGCCTGCGACCAGTGGCATCACCAGGAATGGGCGCCCATCCACTTCGCCGAAGTCGATCACCGGCACAATTCGCGGGTGGCGCAATCGGGTGAGGACGGCTGCCTCACGCTGGAAGCGGCGGGCGAACTGGCCGGTCTCGGCGGCCAGCGGTGAGAGGACCTTGACGGCAAAGTCCTCAACTGATCCCTCGCGCTGGGCGCGATAGACAACCGACATCCCGCCCTGGCCAATCCTGGCCAACAGGCGGTACCTTTCTGCAACTCTCCCGATCAGGCTGTCCACGCTAGCGGCTCCGGCAGACTCTCAACGCCCCGTGGGGATGGAACGTGAGGTGAGGCCCATCATGGCAACCACCCATGGAAAGGCATTTTGGCATCAGTATACTGTGGGGAGGGCCGCAGTTCGCTTTCAGCCAGCTTTCACATCATGCTGCGGGCCAGTGGTACTTCGGTCCCTGGCGCAGAGCCGCCGGCGCTGACCTCCGAATGCTAGAATGGGCGGGATGGGAATCCCCACCCCCCCGCGCCAGCGACGTGCCTGGTTGGCATTCGTGCTGCTTGCCCTCCTGGGGTGGGTATTGATCGCGCCGTCTCCGGCGGCTCCGCACCCGGGCTGGAACGTCGTGATCCCAGGGATCGAGTACCAGGCCTTCTCGCTGGAGGGCCCAAACCGCGTCTACGTGGCACGCATGGATCGCCACAATCCAGGGCTCACCTTGGACAGCGCCATCGGCTCGGGGAGCCTGCTGGATGGCAAGGAGACCGTCAGCCAGATGGCCGCCCGCTACGACCAGGCCATCAACAACTGGGGAGGCGGCTGGGGGAATAGGAACACGGTCGTGGCGGCCATCAATGGTTCATTCTTCGATCTGGAGTCCGGTGTCCCGTGGAGCGGCTTGGTGCACTCCGAGTGGTACGCCAAGTGGTACGGGAGCCTGTCGGGCAGCACGGGGTTTGGGTGGACCAATGAGCGAGTGGCGTTCATCGGGCGGTGCATTCAGCACCGGCCCGAGCGCCAGGTGGTCACCTTCCCCGCCAGCGGAGAAACGATCCTTATCGACGGAGTGAATATCGACCGCCAGCACAACCAGCTGATCATCTACACAGCCGACTATGCCCCCGCCACTCCGGCAGCCGAGCGGGGCGTCGAAGTCGTTGTCCAGATGACCCGCCCGATGGGCATCCTTCCGCTGCCGGCGATGGCCAAGGGCTACATCCGCGAATTACGGGTCGATCAGGGCCCGACCGAGATTCACTTCGACCACGTTGTCCTCTCGGCCTCGGGCGAGAAGGCCGAGGAACTGCTTCGCCTGGCGCGGTTCGCCTCCGAGGTTGGCGTATCACTGGAAGTCACGGACCTGGGGGAGGGCTGCCGCCAGCGAAGTGGAATCGACTGGACCAAGACCTATGCCGGCGTGGGCGGCAGTTTCGTCTTCTTGGAGGATGGGGACGTCTTGGACATCGACAATGCCGGCGCCATCGTCCAGAACCCGCGCACTGCGATCTGTTTCAACGACGATTGGATCTTCTTCGTGGTGGTCGACGGCCGGGACCCGGAATACAGTGTGGGAATGGACATGAACCAGCTCGGCCGATTCTGCAGCCGCCGCTTGGAAGCCGGCTGGGGGATCAACCAGGACGGCGGCGGGTCTTCTACGCTGTGGGTGAACGGCAACGTCAAGAACCGCCCTTCGGATGGCTTCGAGCGAGCCGTCGCCAACGGCATGCTGATGGTCGCCATCGAGCCGAAGGTCTCATCCCCGACATTCTCGCGTGGGCAACAGGTGATCATCGGCCAGGACAGTCGCCTGTACCTCGGTCCCGGCACGAACTACTCCTGGCGCTCTGTCCTGCGACCCAACACCTTGGGCGTGGTGCAGGACAGCCTGAACGATTTGGATGGGGTGCTCGCCAAGGGATCCTACTGGTGGAGCGTGCGCTTCGGCAAGACCAGTGGCTGGGTAGTCGAGGAGGCGCTTCAGGCTTATGACGGCCAGCCGCTTCCGGCTCCCGAAGCCTGGCCACCCCCTGCCTCCCCCTGAACCTTGCGATCGACGGTCCGCTTCCCCCGCAGGCATAGGCTCGGCCCGCGGGCATCCTAGGGGGTAGAGCGACTCTC
This region of Anaerolineales bacterium genomic DNA includes:
- a CDS encoding serine/threonine protein kinase, whose amino-acid sequence is MDSLIGRVAERYRLLARIGQGGMSVVYRAQREGSVEDFAVKVLSPLAAETGQFARRFQREAAVLTRLRHPRIVPVIDFGEVDGRPFLVMPLVAGGSLADRLALGPLDPRLGGRLLDQITGGLSYAHGQGVVHRDIKPSNILLDSHGDAQLSDFGLALIHDASVSLTGSALIGTPSYMSPEQARGATVDARTDQYSLGIVLYELTTGRLPFVADTPMAVVVKHMQEPLPLPRSVNSSVPLAIERVILKATAKDPGDRFPNVLAMNQAFQEALAHTLRPSGTAPPLIPVPPSALATMPLGRPAGGEPSGRTRRRVGFAAALALLAALLCLAGGAAAFRMLGGRGEGLSASALEGRLPGSDPGLEVTIASLS
- a CDS encoding phosphodiester glycosidase family protein; translated protein: MGIPTPPRQRRAWLAFVLLALLGWVLIAPSPAAPHPGWNVVIPGIEYQAFSLEGPNRVYVARMDRHNPGLTLDSAIGSGSLLDGKETVSQMAARYDQAINNWGGGWGNRNTVVAAINGSFFDLESGVPWSGLVHSEWYAKWYGSLSGSTGFGWTNERVAFIGRCIQHRPERQVVTFPASGETILIDGVNIDRQHNQLIIYTADYAPATPAAERGVEVVVQMTRPMGILPLPAMAKGYIRELRVDQGPTEIHFDHVVLSASGEKAEELLRLARFASEVGVSLEVTDLGEGCRQRSGIDWTKTYAGVGGSFVFLEDGDVLDIDNAGAIVQNPRTAICFNDDWIFFVVVDGRDPEYSVGMDMNQLGRFCSRRLEAGWGINQDGGGSSTLWVNGNVKNRPSDGFERAVANGMLMVAIEPKVSSPTFSRGQQVIIGQDSRLYLGPGTNYSWRSVLRPNTLGVVQDSLNDLDGVLAKGSYWWSVRFGKTSGWVVEEALQAYDGQPLPAPEAWPPPASP